In Deinococcus aerius, the following are encoded in one genomic region:
- a CDS encoding malate dehydrogenase, producing the protein MNTKQPVRVAVTGAAGQIGYSLLFRIASGDMLGKDQPVILQLLEITPALKALNGVVMELRDCAFPLLADIVTTDDPMVAFKDADYALLVGAMPRKAGMERGDLLGANGGIFKPQGEALNAVASRDVKVLVVGNPANTNALIAQQNAPDLDPRQFTAMVRLDHNRAISQLAEKTGQPVSAIKNITIWGNHSSTQYPDLSQATVNGQPALDLVDREWYETTYIPTVAKRGAAIIEARGASSAASAASAAIDHMRDWALGTPEGEWVSMGIPSDGSYGVPEGLIYGFPVRTRNGQYEIVQGLEISDFSRGKMDATAQELIEERDEVRKLGLVK; encoded by the coding sequence ATGAACACCAAGCAACCCGTCCGCGTGGCCGTGACCGGCGCCGCCGGGCAGATCGGCTACAGCCTGCTCTTCCGCATTGCCTCGGGCGACATGCTGGGCAAGGACCAGCCCGTGATCCTGCAACTGCTGGAGATCACGCCCGCCCTCAAGGCCCTCAACGGCGTCGTGATGGAGCTGCGCGACTGCGCCTTCCCGCTGCTGGCCGACATCGTGACGACCGACGACCCGATGGTGGCCTTCAAGGACGCCGACTACGCCCTCCTCGTGGGCGCGATGCCCCGCAAGGCCGGGATGGAGCGCGGCGACCTCCTGGGCGCGAATGGCGGCATCTTCAAGCCGCAGGGCGAGGCGCTGAACGCCGTGGCGAGCCGCGACGTGAAGGTGCTCGTGGTGGGCAACCCCGCGAACACGAACGCCCTGATCGCCCAGCAGAACGCGCCCGACCTCGATCCCAGGCAGTTCACCGCGATGGTGCGCCTCGACCACAACCGCGCCATCTCGCAGCTCGCCGAGAAGACCGGGCAGCCCGTCAGCGCGATCAAGAACATCACGATCTGGGGCAACCACTCCTCGACCCAGTACCCCGACCTGTCGCAGGCGACGGTGAACGGCCAGCCCGCGCTGGACCTCGTGGACCGCGAGTGGTACGAGACGACCTACATCCCCACCGTCGCCAAGCGCGGTGCGGCGATCATCGAGGCGCGCGGGGCGAGCAGCGCGGCGTCGGCGGCGTCGGCGGCCATCGACCACATGCGTGACTGGGCGCTGGGCACCCCGGAAGGCGAGTGGGTCAGCATGGGCATCCCGTCCGACGGCTCCTACGGCGTCCCCGAAGGGCTGATCTACGGCTTCCCCGTGCGGACCCGGAACGGCCAGTACGAGATCGTGCAGGGCCTGGAGATCAGCGACTTCAGCCGCGGCAAGATGGATGCCACCGCCCAGGAACTCATCGAGGAGCGCGACGAGGTCCGCAAACTCGGCCTGGTGAAGTAA
- a CDS encoding thioesterase family protein has product MRPIPPGYTQTLTVLVTDEMTVQFGELGAVHPVYATYWLARHFEEAGRKIILPFLEDGEGGIGTEVQVTHTASALPGMTVTVTATFERMEGRHIVCSMRAVSELGDEIGHGTTGQLALPQARIDAGFERLRERWAARGD; this is encoded by the coding sequence ATGCGCCCCATCCCGCCCGGCTACACCCAGACCCTCACCGTCCTGGTCACCGACGAGATGACCGTGCAGTTCGGCGAACTCGGCGCGGTCCACCCCGTCTACGCGACGTACTGGCTGGCCCGGCACTTCGAGGAGGCGGGCCGCAAGATCATCCTCCCCTTCCTGGAGGACGGCGAGGGCGGCATCGGCACCGAGGTGCAGGTCACGCACACCGCCTCGGCGCTGCCCGGCATGACCGTCACCGTGACCGCCACCTTCGAGCGGATGGAGGGCCGCCACATCGTCTGCTCCATGCGCGCCGTCTCCGAACTCGGCGACGAGATCGGGCACGGCACGACCGGCCAGTTGGCGCTCCCACAGGCGAGGATCGACGCGGGCTTCGAGCGGCTGCGGGAGCGGTGGGCGGCGCGCGGGGACTGA
- the hisA gene encoding 1-(5-phosphoribosyl)-5-[(5-phosphoribosylamino)methylideneamino]imidazole-4-carboxamide isomerase: protein MTAAPLPQIIPCVDIQSGRAVRLYEGDPDRETVYFDSPLEAARHWVRLGAGLVHLVDLDAATGRGQNREVIRQITAELEVPVEVGGGIRDRAAAEELLRAGVERVVIGTAAVKSPELVRELIAAHGPERVIVSLDARGLEVATHGWAEGSGVSVAELTPTLAGAGLETLIFTDVTRDGTLRGLNRELMRQVRQLWTNTLIVGGGVANLDDVRLLAEEGIHGAIVGRAIYEGTLPYPVTGL from the coding sequence ATGACCGCTGCCCCCCTCCCCCAGATCATCCCCTGCGTGGACATCCAGTCGGGCCGCGCCGTCCGGCTGTATGAGGGTGACCCCGACCGCGAGACGGTGTACTTCGACTCCCCGCTGGAGGCCGCCCGCCACTGGGTCCGGCTGGGCGCGGGCCTGGTCCATCTGGTGGACCTCGACGCCGCCACGGGCCGGGGCCAGAACCGCGAGGTCATCCGGCAGATCACCGCCGAGCTGGAGGTGCCGGTCGAGGTCGGGGGCGGCATCCGCGACCGGGCCGCAGCGGAGGAGCTGCTCCGGGCCGGGGTGGAGCGGGTCGTCATCGGCACCGCCGCCGTGAAGAGCCCGGAGCTGGTGCGGGAACTGATCGCGGCCCACGGCCCCGAGCGGGTGATCGTGAGCCTCGACGCGCGCGGACTGGAGGTCGCCACCCACGGCTGGGCCGAGGGCAGCGGCGTCAGCGTGGCCGAACTCACCCCGACGCTGGCGGGGGCGGGCCTGGAGACGTTGATCTTCACCGACGTGACGCGCGACGGCACCCTGAGGGGCCTGAACCGCGAGCTGATGCGGCAGGTGCGCCAGCTCTGGACGAATACGCTCATCGTGGGCGGCGGGGTGGCAAATCTCGACGACGTGCGGCTCCTCGCCGAGGAGGGCATCCACGGCGCCATCGTGGGCCGCGCGATCTACGAGGGGACGCTGCCCTACCCGGTGACGGGGCTGTAG
- a CDS encoding glycosyltransferase, with protein sequence MRIGIVTATYLPSRNGVATSTALYARGLRERGHEVRIFAPRHPQAPEREEGVYRLNSSFAGARALGAPADYPIMLAPGPLLTARLPLRDLDVLHTMHPFLAGRLALTWSRLANAPVVFTAHTQYDQYLHYTPMPRRVGRAMLRPHISAFARRVDTVLAPGRAMEQMLREYGFGGEVTLFPNPVDLAAFREARGEDFRAEHGVPGDVPLVMYLGRLAPEKNLDVLLRAFARAQASRPELRLVVVGDGPSREEAQDGAPQGVTFTGPLPYARVPDALAAADAFLTASTSEVLPMSMIEALAAGTPLVAAHSPAALDLVRDGLNGIVTDPTPDALAAGLLGMLRPDRLPALQAGARTSAAQYDLPTRAAALEEVYARTVARGRTRSRFWAGKNS encoded by the coding sequence GTGCGCATCGGGATCGTCACCGCCACCTACCTCCCGTCCCGGAACGGCGTCGCCACGAGTACGGCGCTGTACGCCCGCGGCCTGCGCGAGCGGGGCCACGAGGTCCGCATCTTCGCCCCCCGCCACCCCCAGGCCCCGGAACGCGAGGAGGGCGTCTACCGCCTCAACTCCTCCTTCGCGGGGGCGCGGGCGCTGGGGGCTCCCGCCGACTACCCGATCATGCTGGCCCCCGGGCCGCTCCTCACTGCGCGGCTGCCGCTGCGCGACCTCGACGTGCTGCACACCATGCACCCCTTCCTGGCCGGGCGGCTGGCGCTGACGTGGTCGCGGCTGGCGAACGCCCCGGTCGTCTTCACGGCCCACACCCAGTACGACCAGTACCTGCACTACACCCCGATGCCGAGGCGGGTGGGCCGGGCGATGCTGCGCCCGCACATCTCGGCCTTCGCCCGGCGGGTGGACACCGTGCTCGCCCCGGGGCGCGCGATGGAGCAGATGCTGCGCGAGTACGGCTTCGGGGGCGAGGTGACGCTGTTTCCCAACCCGGTGGACCTCGCCGCCTTCCGGGAGGCGCGGGGCGAGGATTTCCGGGCCGAGCACGGCGTGCCGGGGGACGTGCCCCTCGTGATGTACCTGGGCCGTCTGGCGCCCGAGAAGAACCTGGACGTGCTGCTGCGCGCCTTCGCCCGGGCGCAGGCCTCGCGCCCGGAGCTGCGGCTGGTGGTGGTGGGCGACGGCCCCAGCCGCGAGGAGGCGCAGGACGGGGCGCCGCAGGGCGTCACCTTCACCGGCCCGCTTCCCTATGCCCGCGTGCCGGACGCCCTCGCCGCCGCCGACGCCTTCCTCACCGCCAGCACCTCGGAGGTGCTGCCCATGAGCATGATCGAGGCGCTGGCGGCCGGAACGCCCCTCGTCGCCGCGCACAGCCCCGCCGCGCTGGACCTCGTGCGGGACGGGCTGAACGGCATCGTCACCGACCCCACGCCGGACGCGCTGGCCGCCGGACTCCTGGGCATGTTGCGCCCGGACCGGCTGCCCGCCCTGCAAGCCGGGGCAAGGACGAGCGCCGCCCAGTACGACCTCCCCACCCGCGCCGCCGCGCTGGAGGAGGTCTACGCGCGGACGGTGGCGCGGGGGCGGACGCGCAGCCGCTTCTGGGCCGGGAAGAACTCCTGA
- a CDS encoding prolyl oligopeptidase family serine peptidase, with amino-acid sequence MPPVTLPYPESPRGDHVDIYADAQGAEVRVPDPYRWLEDPDSPETRAWVEAQNRVTDAYLDTLPARAAYRERLTALWDFPRGGTPWKRGERYFRQHNPGLLNQPVLQVADGPRGPWRILLDPNALSTDGTVALAGASLSEDGGRLAYGLQSGGSDWLTWHVRDVGTGEDTPDRIEWSKFSGAEWLPDGSGFYYSAYDAPGEGETLTGTNRNQRLMFHRVGTPQAEDTLIVARPDEPDWGFSPRVTHDGRYLVLGVWMGTSPKNLLWVRELTSDGPWTELVPDFRASFDLIGSEGDVLLLKTDEDAPRGKVIAWNVVTGERRDLIPEGPHKLEYVSPVPGGLLAVTLEDASHRVRLYGRDGTFRREVALPGLGSLSGLETREDDPEVFLGFTSFLTPATPYRLLLPDGELEPLADPPLTFDASAYEVTQEFATSRDGTRVPLFIVGRKGLPRDGKNPTLLYGYGGFNISLTPAFSPSRVAWLERGGVYVQANLRGGGEYGEEWHQAGTLERKQNVFDDFIACAEHLIETGVTSPAHLGIQGGSNGGLLVGACMTQRPDLFAAAIPQVGVLDMLRYPHFTIGWAWASDYGRADDPQMFATLLAYSPLHNLKPGTTYPATLITTGDHDDRVVPAHSFKFGAELQRCQAGEAPTLLRIQTRAGHGAGKPTTLVIEEAADVWAFLEQALGGMRTA; translated from the coding sequence ATGCCCCCCGTGACCCTCCCATACCCCGAGTCCCCGCGTGGCGACCACGTGGATATCTACGCCGATGCCCAGGGCGCCGAGGTGCGGGTGCCCGACCCCTACCGCTGGCTCGAAGACCCCGACTCGCCCGAGACGCGCGCCTGGGTGGAGGCGCAGAACCGGGTGACGGATGCTTACCTGGATACCCTGCCCGCCCGCGCCGCCTACCGTGAGCGCCTGACTGCCCTGTGGGACTTCCCGCGCGGGGGCACCCCCTGGAAACGCGGGGAACGGTATTTCCGCCAGCACAACCCGGGCCTTCTCAACCAGCCCGTGTTGCAGGTCGCCGATGGCCCGCGTGGCCCCTGGCGCATCCTCCTCGACCCCAACGCGTTGAGTACGGACGGCACGGTCGCGCTGGCGGGCGCCTCCCTCAGCGAGGACGGCGGGCGGCTCGCCTACGGTCTTCAGAGCGGGGGCAGCGACTGGCTGACCTGGCACGTGCGGGACGTGGGGACCGGGGAGGACACCCCCGACCGCATCGAGTGGAGCAAGTTCAGCGGGGCGGAGTGGCTCCCGGACGGCAGCGGTTTTTACTACAGCGCCTATGACGCGCCGGGGGAGGGCGAGACGCTGACGGGGACCAACCGCAACCAGCGCCTGATGTTCCACCGAGTCGGCACCCCGCAGGCGGAGGACACCCTGATCGTCGCCCGCCCCGACGAGCCTGACTGGGGCTTCTCCCCCCGGGTCACCCACGACGGGCGGTATCTCGTGCTGGGCGTCTGGATGGGCACCAGCCCGAAGAACCTGCTGTGGGTCCGCGAACTGACCTCGGACGGTCCCTGGACCGAACTCGTCCCCGACTTCCGGGCGAGCTTCGACCTGATCGGGAGCGAGGGGGACGTGCTGCTCCTGAAGACCGACGAGGACGCCCCGCGCGGCAAGGTGATCGCCTGGAACGTGGTGACCGGGGAGCGCCGCGACCTGATCCCCGAGGGTCCCCACAAGCTGGAGTATGTGTCGCCAGTCCCGGGCGGCCTGCTCGCCGTCACGCTCGAGGACGCCAGCCACCGCGTTCGGCTGTACGGGCGGGACGGGACGTTTCGGCGCGAGGTGGCCCTGCCCGGCCTCGGGTCGCTCAGCGGACTGGAGACGCGCGAGGACGACCCCGAGGTCTTCCTGGGCTTCACCTCCTTCCTGACGCCCGCCACGCCCTACCGCCTGCTGCTGCCGGACGGCGAACTCGAACCGCTCGCCGACCCGCCCCTCACCTTCGACGCCTCGGCGTACGAGGTCACCCAGGAGTTCGCCACCAGCCGCGACGGAACGCGGGTGCCCCTATTCATCGTGGGGCGCAAGGGTTTGCCGCGTGACGGGAAAAATCCCACCCTCCTCTACGGCTACGGCGGCTTCAACATCAGCCTGACGCCCGCCTTCAGCCCCTCGCGCGTCGCGTGGCTGGAGCGCGGCGGCGTGTACGTGCAGGCCAACCTGCGCGGCGGGGGCGAGTACGGCGAGGAGTGGCACCAGGCGGGCACGCTGGAGCGCAAGCAGAACGTTTTTGATGACTTCATCGCCTGCGCGGAGCACCTGATCGAAACAGGCGTGACCTCCCCGGCGCACCTGGGCATTCAGGGGGGCAGCAACGGCGGGCTGCTCGTGGGCGCCTGCATGACCCAGCGGCCCGACCTCTTCGCGGCGGCCATTCCCCAGGTCGGCGTGCTCGACATGCTGCGCTACCCGCACTTCACCATCGGCTGGGCGTGGGCCTCCGACTATGGCCGCGCCGACGACCCGCAGATGTTCGCCACGCTCCTCGCCTACTCGCCGCTGCACAACCTGAAGCCCGGCACCACCTACCCGGCCACCCTCATCACCACGGGCGACCACGACGACCGGGTGGTGCCCGCCCACTCCTTCAAGTTCGGGGCCGAGTTGCAACGCTGCCAGGCGGGGGAGGCCCCCACCCTGCTCCGCATCCAGACGCGCGCCGGGCACGGGGCGGGCAAGCCGACTACGCTGGTGATCGAGGAGGCCGCCGACGTGTGGGCCTTTCTGGAGCAGGCACTGGGAGGGATGCGAACTGCCTGA
- a CDS encoding YihY/virulence factor BrkB family protein codes for MKFADLFTLIREAALAFGQDKAPRLAAAIAYYAMFSLAPLLLFAVAVAGFFLTNDAVIHNLFGEGGLVAQNLGEQAASFLSELVTKQEGLQRGSIVATVIGFVTLLLGATGLFVQLQDALSSMWGADPPPPQGIVKIVQTRVISFLLILGIGVVLLAFLGLNTYLSAIAQHLGDVIGAGAFFVRAGTALLSVALLTPIFALIYKFLPAVKLQWREVWVGSAVTAVLFMLGQVAIGIYLGRAAPGSVFLGAASLVALLLWIYYSAMIFFFGAEVTWVYSQKYGSHAGGAVNTGKKAALAAKGAQIDPTPSAQEAEAQANADPQDARADARGRVQIPGPQAAPARGGAGEPFRVRTLVPRDTVPGVGRALWNAVTAVMAVPAVLVLRVLGWKGTRRVRRK; via the coding sequence ATGAAGTTCGCCGACCTGTTCACGCTGATTCGGGAGGCGGCGCTCGCCTTCGGGCAGGACAAGGCCCCCCGGCTGGCGGCGGCCATCGCCTACTACGCCATGTTCAGCCTGGCGCCGCTGCTGCTGTTCGCGGTGGCGGTCGCGGGGTTTTTTCTGACGAACGACGCCGTCATCCATAATCTGTTCGGCGAGGGCGGCCTGGTCGCGCAGAACCTGGGGGAGCAGGCCGCCTCCTTTCTGAGCGAACTGGTGACCAAGCAGGAGGGCCTGCAACGCGGCTCCATCGTGGCGACGGTCATCGGCTTCGTGACCCTGCTTCTGGGCGCCACCGGCCTCTTCGTGCAGCTTCAGGACGCCCTGAGCAGCATGTGGGGGGCCGACCCGCCACCCCCCCAGGGCATTGTCAAGATCGTGCAGACGCGGGTGATCTCGTTCCTGCTGATCCTGGGCATCGGCGTGGTGCTGCTCGCCTTCCTGGGTCTGAACACCTACCTCTCGGCCATCGCGCAACACCTGGGCGACGTGATTGGGGCGGGCGCCTTTTTTGTGCGGGCCGGGACCGCGCTGCTGAGCGTCGCGCTGCTGACCCCCATCTTCGCCTTGATCTACAAGTTCCTGCCCGCCGTGAAGCTCCAGTGGCGCGAGGTCTGGGTGGGGAGTGCGGTGACCGCCGTGCTGTTCATGCTGGGCCAGGTCGCCATCGGCATCTATCTGGGCCGGGCCGCGCCGGGGAGCGTCTTCCTGGGCGCCGCCTCGCTGGTGGCGCTGCTGCTGTGGATCTACTACAGCGCGATGATCTTTTTCTTCGGCGCCGAGGTCACCTGGGTGTACTCGCAGAAATACGGCTCCCACGCGGGCGGCGCGGTCAACACCGGCAAGAAGGCGGCGCTGGCCGCCAAGGGCGCGCAGATCGACCCCACCCCCAGCGCCCAGGAGGCCGAGGCCCAGGCGAACGCCGACCCGCAGGACGCCCGCGCGGACGCCCGTGGCCGGGTACAGATTCCGGGACCGCAGGCCGCCCCTGCCCGGGGTGGGGCCGGGGAACCGTTCCGGGTGCGGACCCTCGTTCCGAGGGACACGGTGCCGGGTGTGGGGCGGGCGCTGTGGAACGCGGTCACGGCGGTCATGGCCGTCCCGGCGGTGCTGGTATTGAGGGTGCTGGGCTGGAAGGGCACGCGGCGGGTGCGGCGCAAATAG
- a CDS encoding NAD-dependent malic enzyme encodes MPEAPRVSRYYDVKRDEDGHRYLDVNVTGFSLLHIPLLNKSTGFTREERRVLGIEGLVPPHTSTLEEQKERTYLRYLQQTTDLEKHEFLRALQDRNEVLFYAIFADHLEEMLPILYTPTVGEAVRVFSHIYRYPRGLSVSTEDIDRVEELLENVPLNDVRMIVATDSSAILGIGDQGFGGMAISIGKLSLYTAAGGVGPDKTLPVELDVGTDRQDLIDDPLYLGVHHRRLTGPEYDEFLDRFVEATAARYPKAIIQWEDFARGTAFRVLERYRKVVPSFNDDIQGTGAMALAGLISASRLKGERLQDQTFVVVGAGAGGIGVAGAIRQGLMQAGLSYAEANARVYVVDRHGLLMHDQPGLEAYQFSFARHAGDISGWTYEGEWPTLHETVVNARATALLGLTGVPGLFRQPTVEAMLAHTARPIVFPLSNPTSNVEAQPADLIRWTQGAAIVASGSPFPDIEHGGQTYPVGQGNNAFIFPGLGFGAVISRAREITDGMVMEAAQTLADETPGYGERVYPPVSALREISLKVAVRVARRAISEGVCAERRIRNLTDEELEAFVRRRSWVPKYLPLRKAADARD; translated from the coding sequence ATGCCCGAAGCTCCGCGCGTCTCCCGCTACTACGACGTGAAGCGCGACGAGGACGGCCACCGTTACCTCGACGTGAACGTGACCGGCTTCTCGCTGCTGCATATCCCGCTGCTGAACAAGTCCACCGGTTTCACCCGCGAGGAACGCCGCGTGCTGGGCATCGAGGGCCTGGTCCCGCCCCACACAAGCACCCTGGAGGAGCAGAAGGAGCGCACCTACCTGCGCTACCTCCAGCAGACGACCGACCTGGAGAAGCACGAGTTCCTGCGCGCCCTGCAAGACCGCAACGAGGTGCTGTTCTACGCGATCTTCGCCGACCACCTGGAGGAGATGCTGCCCATTCTCTACACCCCGACGGTGGGCGAGGCCGTGCGCGTCTTCTCCCACATCTACCGCTACCCGCGCGGCCTGTCGGTGAGCACCGAGGACATCGACCGGGTGGAGGAACTGCTGGAGAACGTGCCGCTCAACGACGTGCGGATGATCGTGGCGACCGATTCCAGCGCGATTCTGGGCATCGGGGACCAGGGCTTCGGCGGGATGGCGATCTCCATCGGCAAGCTGAGCCTGTACACGGCGGCGGGCGGCGTGGGGCCGGACAAGACGCTCCCCGTCGAACTCGACGTGGGTACCGACCGCCAGGACCTCATCGACGACCCCCTGTACCTGGGCGTCCATCACCGCCGCCTGACCGGCCCCGAGTACGACGAGTTCCTCGACCGCTTCGTGGAGGCGACCGCCGCCCGCTACCCCAAGGCGATCATCCAGTGGGAGGACTTCGCGCGGGGCACGGCCTTCCGGGTGCTGGAGCGGTACCGCAAGGTCGTGCCGAGTTTCAACGACGACATTCAGGGGACGGGGGCGATGGCCCTGGCCGGGCTGATCAGCGCGAGTCGGCTCAAGGGTGAGCGGTTGCAAGACCAGACCTTCGTGGTCGTCGGTGCCGGGGCGGGCGGCATCGGTGTGGCGGGGGCGATTCGCCAGGGGTTGATGCAGGCGGGCCTGAGCTACGCGGAGGCGAACGCCCGCGTGTACGTGGTGGACCGCCACGGCCTGCTCATGCACGACCAGCCCGGCCTGGAGGCCTACCAGTTCTCCTTCGCCCGCCACGCGGGGGACATCTCCGGCTGGACGTACGAGGGCGAGTGGCCCACCCTGCACGAGACGGTCGTGAACGCCCGGGCCACGGCCCTGCTCGGCCTGACCGGTGTGCCCGGCCTTTTCCGCCAGCCCACCGTCGAGGCGATGCTCGCGCACACCGCCCGCCCCATCGTCTTCCCGCTCTCCAACCCGACGAGCAATGTGGAGGCGCAGCCCGCCGACCTCATCCGCTGGACGCAGGGGGCGGCGATTGTCGCCTCGGGGAGCCCCTTCCCCGACATCGAGCATGGGGGGCAAACCTACCCGGTCGGGCAGGGCAACAACGCCTTCATCTTCCCGGGGCTGGGCTTCGGGGCCGTCATCAGCCGCGCCCGCGAGATCACCGACGGCATGGTGATGGAGGCGGCGCAGACCCTCGCCGACGAGACCCCTGGCTACGGCGAGCGCGTCTATCCGCCCGTGAGCGCCCTGCGCGAGATCAGCCTCAAGGTGGCCGTGCGGGTCGCCCGCCGCGCGATCAGCGAGGGCGTCTGTGCCGAGCGCCGTATCCGCAACCTCACCGACGAGGAGCTGGAAGCCTTCGTCCGCCGCCGCTCGTGGGTGCCCAAGTACCTGCCGCTGAGAAAGGCGGCGGACGCGCGGGACTGA
- a CDS encoding aminoglycoside phosphotransferase family protein encodes MIAVPAAFAERTIARSGEAGRRWIASLPGRVTELCTAWGLEVEGPAMYGEWGLVFAVRGPDTPAVLKVTWPDEDGTLERAVAALTLWDGRGAVRLLRADVGRQALLLERLDSAADLSEIGVEEALHVAGTLLRRLAIPAPAEFPSLGTVARRISSSLPRRWEQQGRPLPRYVIEQAVDLASNLAPSVGNLLVNWDIHDGNVLRAEREPWLVIDPQVLAGNPEYGVAQLVWWRLEEIEAHGGVNWALDWIVDAARLSAELTHAWTYVRTVDYWLSGLEAGLTIDPPRCERVIEALGRVE; translated from the coding sequence ATCGCGTCGCTGCCTGGGCGCGTGACTGAGCTGTGTACTGCGTGGGGTCTGGAGGTGGAAGGCCCAGCCATGTACGGGGAATGGGGCCTGGTCTTCGCCGTTCGCGGCCCCGATACGCCCGCCGTCCTCAAGGTCACCTGGCCGGACGAGGACGGCACGCTGGAGCGGGCGGTTGCCGCCTTGACGCTGTGGGACGGGCGGGGCGCGGTTCGGCTGCTGCGGGCGGATGTGGGGCGGCAGGCTTTGCTCCTCGAACGCCTCGACAGTGCGGCGGACCTGAGCGAGATCGGGGTGGAGGAGGCCCTGCACGTCGCCGGGACGCTCCTCAGGCGCCTCGCCATTCCAGCCCCCGCGGAGTTTCCCTCGCTGGGGACGGTGGCGCGGCGGATTTCCTCCTCCTTGCCGCGACGCTGGGAACAGCAGGGCCGTCCACTGCCCCGATACGTCATTGAGCAGGCCGTAGACCTTGCTTCCAACCTCGCCCCCTCGGTCGGGAATCTGCTCGTCAACTGGGACATTCACGACGGGAACGTGCTGAGGGCTGAACGCGAACCCTGGCTGGTGATTGATCCCCAGGTGCTCGCCGGGAATCCGGAATATGGCGTAGCCCAACTGGTGTGGTGGCGGCTGGAGGAAATCGAGGCGCACGGCGGGGTGAATTGGGCGCTTGACTGGATCGTGGATGCAGCAAGATTGAGCGCCGAGCTGACCCACGCTTGGACCTACGTCCGCACCGTCGATTACTGGCTCTCGGGGCTGGAGGCGGGGCTGACCATCGACCCGCCCCGGTGTGAGCGGGTGATTGAGGCGCTGGGGCGGGTGGAGTGA